In Nodularia sp. LEGE 06071, one DNA window encodes the following:
- a CDS encoding ABC transporter substrate-binding protein: MPRINTTLALSIATLAAGLLLGACENANNTNSTTDSTPGNTTASSQGLKIGTLLPATGDLASIGQQMSGSIPLLVETVNACEGVNGQPVSLIEVDDQTDPRAGAAGMTKLATLDKVAGVVGSFASSVSTAAVSVAVPNQVMMISPGSTSPVFTQKAQQGDFKGFWARTAPPDTYQALALAQLANQKGFKRVSTVVINNDYGVGFERAFVEAFEKLGGTVINKDKPIRYDPKAQTFDTEAAAAFAGKPDAVIAVLYAETGSLLLKTAYQQGLTDGVQILLTDGVKSPTFPDQVGKGADGRHLLAGALGTVPGSDGKALADFNKLWQEKKGSSPGEYAPQAWDAAALLVLAAQAAQENTGVGISNKIREVANEPGTEVTDVCAGLKLLREGQDINYQGASGNVDIDANGDVVGVYDVWSVAADGKIQVIDKVSPNPQ, translated from the coding sequence ATGCCAAGAATTAATACTACCCTAGCGTTGAGTATAGCTACCCTAGCAGCAGGTTTGCTTTTGGGAGCTTGCGAAAATGCTAATAACACCAATAGTACAACTGATAGTACTCCAGGGAACACAACCGCTAGTAGTCAAGGATTAAAAATTGGGACTTTATTACCAGCAACTGGTGACCTAGCTTCTATTGGACAGCAAATGTCAGGCTCAATTCCCTTGCTAGTGGAGACTGTTAACGCTTGCGAGGGCGTGAATGGGCAACCAGTCTCATTGATAGAAGTAGACGACCAAACCGATCCTAGAGCTGGTGCGGCGGGGATGACCAAATTGGCAACTCTGGACAAGGTAGCTGGTGTCGTTGGTTCCTTTGCTAGTAGCGTTTCTACTGCTGCTGTCTCAGTTGCCGTACCGAATCAAGTGATGATGATTTCTCCTGGTAGTACTAGTCCAGTTTTTACACAAAAAGCCCAACAAGGCGACTTTAAAGGTTTTTGGGCGCGCACAGCTCCTCCTGATACCTACCAAGCATTAGCATTAGCTCAACTAGCTAATCAAAAAGGCTTCAAGCGAGTTTCCACAGTTGTGATTAATAACGACTATGGGGTTGGATTTGAAAGAGCATTTGTCGAAGCTTTTGAAAAATTGGGTGGAACTGTAATTAATAAAGATAAGCCAATCCGCTACGATCCCAAAGCTCAAACATTTGACACCGAAGCTGCTGCTGCTTTTGCGGGAAAACCAGATGCAGTGATTGCCGTTCTCTATGCTGAAACAGGCAGTCTGCTCCTCAAAACTGCTTACCAGCAAGGTTTGACTGATGGTGTGCAAATTCTGCTGACAGATGGAGTCAAATCACCCACTTTTCCCGACCAAGTAGGCAAAGGCGCTGATGGCAGACATCTCTTAGCTGGGGCGCTAGGTACAGTCCCCGGTTCCGATGGGAAAGCTTTAGCAGATTTCAATAAGCTTTGGCAAGAGAAAAAAGGTAGTTCCCCTGGGGAATATGCTCCCCAAGCTTGGGATGCTGCTGCTTTGTTGGTACTCGCAGCACAAGCCGCCCAGGAAAACACAGGCGTTGGAATTTCTAATAAAATCCGTGAGGTTGCCAATGAACCTGGTACAGAAGTTACTGATGTCTGCGCGGGGCTGAAGTTACTGCGAGAGGGTCAAGACATTAACTATCAAGGTGCTAGTGGCAATGTAGATATTGATGCCAATGGTGATGTTGTCGGTGTCTACGATGTTTGGAGTGTGGCAGCAGATGGCAAAATTCAGGTGATTGACAAAGTTAGTCCTAATCCTCAATAG